A part of uncultured Treponema sp. genomic DNA contains:
- a CDS encoding glycosyltransferase yields MKIAMFTDAYFPRINGVTVSVQSFAEGLCRLGHEVCVVCLEYTEEQQKSSFFDEKSNDEKSPFKILRIPSAAIAFSKEDRMMRLDKWHLVKKFMDEFQPDVIHINSEWTVGYFGAIYCRHRHVPFVFTFHTLWEDYLANYISFVPASGLKKIGMEVVRFYLKRADVIIAPTKRIAEVVDRYGIKRQVNILPTGIPDSKLEYDEKKSEAVYATLFKKFPELKERKILLFVGRIVKEKNLPFLFDVLEKVQESRQDTALLFVGGGPFLNELKESAKSRGLEKSVFFTGYIDGNDLIYFYKLASVFTFPSKTETQGLVTVEAMLSALPVVAIGEMGTVDVMQGDNGGFMVKDDVEEFSQKTLELLQNESLHKEKSEQALEWGNKWKISSLTPKLIECYQKAIDICKERESK; encoded by the coding sequence ATGAAAATCGCGATGTTTACGGACGCATATTTTCCGCGCATAAATGGAGTTACAGTTTCCGTTCAGTCTTTTGCGGAAGGACTTTGCAGGCTCGGACACGAAGTCTGTGTTGTCTGCCTTGAATATACAGAAGAACAGCAGAAAAGCTCTTTCTTTGACGAAAAATCAAATGACGAAAAGTCGCCGTTTAAAATTTTAAGAATTCCGTCCGCCGCGATTGCGTTTTCAAAAGAAGACAGAATGATGCGGCTGGACAAATGGCATCTCGTAAAAAAATTCATGGACGAATTTCAGCCTGACGTAATCCACATAAATTCAGAATGGACGGTCGGATATTTCGGTGCGATTTACTGCCGCCACCGCCACGTTCCTTTTGTGTTCACTTTCCACACGCTTTGGGAAGACTACCTTGCAAACTACATAAGCTTTGTTCCTGCGAGCGGCCTGAAAAAAATCGGAATGGAAGTCGTGCGCTTTTACTTGAAACGAGCCGACGTGATTATCGCTCCGACAAAACGGATTGCCGAAGTCGTTGACAGATACGGAATAAAACGTCAGGTGAACATTCTTCCGACTGGAATCCCGGACAGCAAGCTTGAATATGACGAAAAAAAATCAGAGGCAGTTTACGCGACGCTTTTTAAGAAATTCCCGGAATTAAAGGAAAGAAAAATTCTTCTTTTTGTGGGACGAATTGTAAAGGAAAAAAATCTTCCGTTCCTTTTTGATGTTCTTGAAAAAGTTCAGGAATCCCGGCAGGACACCGCGCTTTTGTTTGTGGGCGGCGGACCATTCTTGAACGAGCTGAAAGAATCGGCAAAATCACGCGGACTTGAAAAATCAGTTTTCTTCACTGGATATATCGACGGAAACGATTTGATTTACTTTTACAAGCTTGCTTCTGTCTTTACTTTTCCAAGCAAAACGGAAACGCAGGGGCTTGTTACAGTTGAAGCGATGCTTTCCGCGCTGCCGGTTGTCGCAATCGGAGAAATGGGAACTGTAGACGTTATGCAGGGAGACAACGGCGGCTTTATGGTAAAAGATGACGTGGAAGAATTTTCACAGAAAACGCTGGAGCTTTTGCAGAACGAATCTCTTCACAAGGAAAAATCAGAGCAGGCCTTGGAATGGGGAAACAAATGGAAAATTTCTTCTCTTACGCCAAAGCTCATTGAATGCTACCAAAAAGCAATCGACATCTGCAAAGAAAGGGAAAGCAAGTGA